In Anthonomus grandis grandis chromosome 5, icAntGran1.3, whole genome shotgun sequence, the following are encoded in one genomic region:
- the LOC126736000 gene encoding uncharacterized protein LOC126736000 isoform X10: protein MKFKFSGYIFLLLVLPSLNCSLSAPSEAELSCNSTIFSCGVTLETGRYSNPSDPTCKSYLYCYFSGDRILEYKYTCSFGIFNPFTRTCDISYSCHCSAYTNTTHAATSTTIVTTTTELAVPDSEPTCVFGTNFTCTVTGKYANPYDSTCGTYIHCFSWIAGHTTQHIHSCLIGLFNPITQICDSAYVCPCKYKISTISDTTSTTVATTSTSPDICAVGTSFICSQTGRYASTIDTTCKSYIYCYRYSNGTVGQFGYNCSIGLFNPSTQTCDLTYVCPCIEETTLPLTSESTTITSVSSTSSSTSSNADTCAVGSSFSCSETGRYASPIDTTCKSYIYCYRYSNGTVGQFGYNCSIGLFNPNTQSCDLTYVCPCTEETTLPLTSESTAITSVSSTSSSTSSNADTCAVGSSFSCSETGRYASPIDTTCKSYIYCYRYSNGTVGQFGYNCSIGLFNPSTQSCDLTYVCPCIEETTLPLTSESTTITSVSSTSSSTSSNADTCAVGSSFSCSETGRYASPIDTTCKSYIYCYRYSNGTVGQFGYNCSIGLFNPSTQSCDLTYVCPCIEETTLPLTSESTTITSVSSTSSSTSSNADTCAVGSSFSCSETGRYASPIDTTCKSYIYCYRYSNGTVGQFGYNCSIGLFNPSTQSCDLTYVCPCIEETTLPLTSESTTITSVSSTSSSTSSNTVTCAVGSSFSCSETGRYASPIDTTCKSYIYCYRYSNGTVGQFGYNCSIGLFNPSTQSCDLTYVCPCIEETTLPLTSESTTITSVSSTSSSTSSNADTCAVGSSFSCSETGRYASPIDTTCKSYIYCYRYSNGTVGQFGYNCSIGLFNPSTQSCDLTYVCPCIEETTLPLTSESTTITSVSSTISSTSSNADTCAVGSSYSCSETGRYASPIDTTCKSYIYCYRYSNGTVGQFGYNCSIGLFNPSTQSCDLTYVCPCIEETTLPLTSESTTITSVSSTSSSTSSNADTCAVGSSFSCSETGRYASPIDTTCKSYIYCYRYSNGTVGQFGYNCSIGLFNPSTQSCDLTYVCPCIEETTLPLTSESTTITSVSSTSSSTSSNADTCAVGSSFSCSETGRYASPIDTTCKSYIYCYRYSNGTVGQFGYNCSIGLFNPSTQSCDLTYVCPCIEETTLPLTSESTTITSVSSTSSSTSSNTVTCAVGSSFSCSETGRYASPIDTTCKSYIYCYRYSNGTVGQFGYNCSIGLFNPSTQSCDLTYVCPCIEETTLPLTSESTTITSVSSTSSSTSSNADTCAVGSSFSCSETGRYASPIDTTCKSYIYCYRYSNGTVGQFGYNCSIGLFNPSTQSCDLTYVCPCIEETTLPLTSESTTITSVSSTSSSTSSNTDTCAVGSSFSCSETGRYASPIDTTCKSYIYCYRYSNGTVGQFGYNCSIGFFNPSTQSCDLTYVCPCIEETTLPLTSESTTITSVSSTISSTSSNADTCAVGSSYSCSETGRYASPIDTTCKSYIYCYRYSNGTVGQFGYNCSIGLFNPSTQSCDLTYVCPCIEETTLPLTSESTTITSVSSTSSSTSSNADTCAVGSSFSCSETGRYASPIDTTCKSYIYCYRYSNGTVGQFGYNCSIGLFNPSTQSCDLTYVCPCREETTLPLTSESTTITSVSSTSSSTSLNTDTCAVGSGFSCSETGRYASPIDTTCKSYIYCYRYSNGTVAQFGYNCSIGLFNPSTQSCDLAYVCPCIEETILP from the exons ctGGTACTTCCTAGTCTCAACTGCAGCCTGTCAGCTCCATCCGAAGCCGAATTATCATGCAACAGTACCATTTTCTCATGTGGCGTAACTTTGGAGACTGGTAGATACTCAAATCCTAGTGATCCAACCTGTAAATCATACCTTTATTGCTATTTCTCTGGAGATCGAATACTGGAGTACAAATATACTTGCtcttttggaatatttaatcCATTTACCAGGACATGTGACATCTCGTACAGTTGCCATTGTTCTGCTTATACAAACACCACTCATGCTGCAACATCTACTACAATAGTGACTACAACAACTGAGTTAGCTGTGCCAGACAGTGAACCTACTTGTGTCTTCGGTACTAATTTTACCTGTACGGTAACAGGAAAATACGCCAACCCATATGACAGCACATGTGGGACTTATATTCACTGCTTTTCTTGGATAGCCGGTCATACTACACAACATATTCATTCCTGTttaattggtttatttaacCCAATTACTCAAATATGTGATTCAGCGTATGTATGCCCTTGCAAGTATAAAATATCGACAATATCTGATACTACTTCTACCACAGTTGCAACAACGTCAACTAGTCCTGATATTTGCGCCGTAGGCACCAGTTTTATTTGTTCTCAAACTGGTCGATATGCTAGTACTATTGATACTACATGTAAATCATATATCTACTGTTACCGCTATTCAAATGGAACTGTTGGGCAATTTGGGTATAACTGTTCTATTGGCCTTTTTAATCCTAGTACTCAAACCTGCGACCTCACATACGTGTGCCCTTGTATAGAAGAAACGACGCTACCATTAACATCTGAGTCCACCACGATCACCTCAGTTTCATCGACAAGTTCATCAACGTCTTCAAATGCCGATACTTGTGCCGTAGGTAGCAGTTTTAGTTGTTCAGAAACTGGTAGATATGCTAGTCCAATCGATACTACATGTAAATCATATATCTACTGTTACCGTTATTCAAATGGAACTGTTGGACAATTTGGGTATAATTGTTCTATTGGACTTTTTAATCCTAATACTCAAAGCTGTGACCTCACATACGTGTGTCCTTGTACAGAAGAAACGACGCTACCATTAACATCTGAGTCCACCGCGATCACCTCAGTTTCATCGACAAGTTCATCAACGTCTTCAAATGCCGATACTTGTGCCGTAG GTAGCAGTTTTAGTTGTTCAGAAACTGGTAGATATGCTAGTCCAATCGATACTACATGTAAATCATATATCTACTGTTACCGCTATTCAAATGGAACTGTTGGACAATTTGGGTATAACTGTTCTATTGGTCTTTTTAATCCTAGTACTCAAAGCTGCGACCTCACATACGTGTGTCCTTGTATAGAAGAAACGACGCTACCATTAACATCTGAGTCCACCACGATCACCTCAGTTTCATCGACAAGTTCATCAACGTCTTCAAATGCCGATACTTGTGCCGTAGGTAGTAGTTTTAGTTGTTCAGAAACTGGTAGATATGCTAGTCCAATCGATACTACATGTAAATCATATATCTACTGTTACCGCTATTCAAATGGAACTGTTGGACAATTTGGGTATAACTGTTCTATTGGTCTTTTTAATCCTAGTACTCAAAGCTGCGACCTCACATACGTGTGTCCTTGTATAGAAGAAACGACGCTACCATTAACATCTGAGTCTACCACGATCACCTCAGTTTCATCGACAAGTTCATCAACGTCTTCAAATGCCGATACTTGTGCCGTAGGTAGTAGTTTTAGTTGTTCAGAAACTGGTAGATATGCTAGTCCAATCGATACTACATGTAAATCATATATCTACTGTTACCGCTATTCAAATGGAACTGTTGGACAATTTGGGTATAACTGTTCTATTGGTCTTTTTAATCCTAGTACTCAAAGCTGCGACCTCACATACGTGTGTCCTTGTATAGAAGAAACGACGCTACCATTAACATCTGAGTCCACCACGATCACCTCAGTTTCATCGACAAGTTCTTCAACGTCTTCAAATACCGTTACTTGTGCCGTAGGTAGCAGTTTTAGTTGTTCAGAAACTGGTAGATATGCTAGTCCAATCGATACTACATGTAAATCATATATCTACTGTTACCGCTATTCAAATGGAACTGTTGGACAATTTGGGTATAACTGTTCTATTGGTCTTTTTAATCCTAGTACTCAAAGCTGCGACCTCACATACGTGTGTCCTTGTATAGAAGAAACGACGCTACCATTAACATCTGAGTCCACCACGATCACCTCAGTTTCATCGACAAGTTCATCAACGTCTTCAAATGCCGATACTTGTGCCGTAGGTAGTAGTTTTAGTTGTTCAGAAACTGGTAGATATGCTAGTCCAATCGATACTACATGTAAATCATATATCTACTGTTACCGCTATTCAAATGGAACTGTTGGACAATTTGGGTATAACTGTTCTATTGGTCTTTTTAATCCTAGTACTCAAAGCTGCGAC CTCACATACGTGTGTCCTTGTATAGAAGAAACGACGCTACCACTAACATCTGAGTCCACCACGATCACCTCAGTTTCATCGACAATTTCATCAACGTCTTCAAATGCCGATACTTGTGCCGTAGGTAGTAGTTATAGTTGTTCAGAAACTGGTAGATATGCTAGTCCAATCGACACTACATGTAAATCATATATTTACTGTTACCGGTATTCAAATGGAACTGTTGGACAATTTGGGTATAACTGTTCTATTGGTCTTTTTAATCCTAGTACTCAAAGCTGCGACCTCACATACGTGTGTCCTTGTATAGAAGAAACGACGCTACCATTAACATCTGAGTCCACCACGATCACCTCAGTTTCATCGACAAGTTCATCAACGTCTTCAAATGCCGATACTTGTGCCGTAGGTAGTAGTTTTAGTTGTTCAGAAACTGGTAGATATGCTAGTCCAATCGATACTACATGTAAATCATATATCTACTGTTACCGCTATTCAAATGGAACTGTTGGACAATTTGGGTATAACTGTTCTATTGGTCTTTTTAATCCTAGTACTCAAAGCTGCGACCTCACATACGTGTGTCCTTGTATAGAAGAAACGACGCTACCATTAACATCTGAGTCTACCACGATCACCTCAGTTTCATCGACAAGTTCATCAACGTCTTCAAATGCCGATACTTGTGCCGTAGGTAGTAGTTTTAGTTGTTCAGAAACTGGTAGATATGCTAGTCCAATCGATACTACATGTAAATCATATATCTACTGTTACCGCTATTCAAATGGAACTGTTGGACAATTTGGGTATAACTGTTCTATTGGTCTTTTTAATCCTAGTACTCAAAGCTGCGACCTCACATACGTGTGTCCTTGTATAGAAGAAACGACGCTACCATTAACATCTGAGTCCACCACGATCACCTCAGTTTCATCGACAAGTTCTTCAACGTCTTCAAATACCGTTACTTGTGCCGTAGGTAGCAGTTTTAGTTGTTCAGAAACTGGTAGATATGCTAGTCCAATCGATACTACATGTAAATCATATATCTACTGTTACCGCTATTCAAATGGAACTGTTGGACAATTTGGGTATAACTGTTCTATTGGTCTTTTTAATCCTAGTACTCAAAGCTGCGACCTCACATACGTGTGTCCTTGTATAGAAGAAACGACGCTACCATTAACATCTGAGTCCACCACGATCACCTCAGTTTCATCGACAAGTTCATCAACGTCTTCAAATGCCGATACTTGTGCCGTAGGTAGTAGTTTTAGTTGTTCAGAAACTGGTAGATATGCTAGTCCAATCGATACTACATGTAAATCATATATCTACTGTTACCGCTATTCAAATGGAACTGTTGGACAATTTGGGTATAACTGTTCTATTGGTCTTTTTAATCCTAGTACTCAAAGCTGCGACCTCACATACGTGTGTCCTTGTATAGAAGAAACGACGCTACCATTAACATCTGAGTCCACCACGATCACCTCAGTTTCATCGACAAGTTCATCAACGTCTTCAAATACCGATACTTGTGCCGTAGGTAGCAGTTTTAGTTGTTCAGAAACTGGTAGATATGCTAGTCCAATCGATACTACATGTAAATCATATATCTACTGTTACCGCTATTCAAATGGAACTGTTGGGCAATTTGGGTATAACTGTTCTATCGGATTTTTTAATCCTAGTACTCAAAGCTGTGACCTCACATACGTGTGTCCTTGTATAGAAGAAACGACGCTACCACTAACATCTGAGTCCACCACGATCACCTCAGTTTCATCGACAATTTCATCAACGTCTTCAAATGCCGATACTTGTGCCGTAGGTAGTAGTTATAGTTGTTCAGAAACTGGTAGATATGCTAGTCCAATCGACACTACATGTAAATCATATATTTACTGTTACCGGTATTCAAATGGAACTGTTGGACAATTTGGGTATAACTGTTCTATTGGTCTTTTTAATCCTAGTACTCAAAGCTGCGACCTCACATACGTGTGTCCTTGTATAGAAGAAACGACGCTACCATTAACATCTGAGTCCACCACGATCACCTCAGTTTCATCGACAAGTTCATCAACGTCTTCAAATGCCGATACTTGTGCCGTAGGTAGTAGTTTTAGTTGTTCAGAAACTGGTAGATATGCTAGTCCAATCGATACTACATGTAAATCATATATCTACTGTTACCGCTATTCAAATGGAACTGTTGGACAATTTGGGTATAACTGTTCTATTGGTCTTTTTAATCCTAGTACTCAAAGCTGCGACCTCACATACGTGTGTCCTTGTAGAGAAGAAACGACGCTACCATTAACATCTGAGTCCACCACGATCACCTCAGTTTCATCGACAAGTTCATCAACGTCTTTAAATACTGATACTTGTGCCGTAGGTAGCGGTTTTAGTTGTTCAGAAACTGGTAGATATGCTAGTCCAATCGACACTACATGTAAATCATATATTTACTGTTACCGGTATTCAAATGGAACTGTTGCGCAATTTGGGTATAATTGTTCTATTGGACTTTTCAATCCTAGTACTCAAAGCTGTGACCTTGCTTACGTATGTCCCTGTATAGAAGAAACTATTCTACcataa
- the LOC126736000 gene encoding uncharacterized protein LOC126736000 isoform X25 produces MKFKFSGYIFLLLVLPSLNCSLSAPSEAELSCNSTIFSCGVTLETGRYSNPSDPTCKSYLYCYFSGDRILEYKYTCSFGIFNPFTRTCDISYSCHCSAYTNTTHAATSTTIVTTTTELAVPDSEPTCVFGTNFTCTVTGKYANPYDSTCGTYIHCFSWIAGHTTQHIHSCLIGLFNPITQICDSAYVCPCKYKISTISDTTSTTVATTSTSPDICAVGTSFICSQTGRYASTIDTTCKSYIYCYRYSNGTVGQFGYNCSIGLFNPSTQTCDLTYVCPCIEETTLPLTSESTTITSVSSTSSSTSSNADTCAVGSSFSCSETGRYASPIDTTCKSYIYCYRYSNGTVGQFGYNCSIGLFNPNTQSCDLTYVCPCTEETTLPLTSESTAITSVSSTSSSTSSNADTCAVGSSFSCSETGRYASPIDTTCKSYIYCYRYSNGTVGQFGYNCSIGLFNPSTQSCDLTYVCPCIEETTLPLTSESTTITSVSSTSSSTSSNADTCAVGSSFSCSETGRYASPIDTTCKSYIYCYRYSNGTVGQFGYNCSIGLFNPSTQSCDLTYVCPCIEETTLPLTSESTTITSVSSTSSSTSSNADTCAVGSSFSCSETGRYASPIDTTCKSYIYCYRYSNGTVGQFGYNCSIGLFNPSTQSCDLTYVCPCIEETTLPLTSESTTITSVSSTISSTSSNADTCAVGSSYSCSETGRYASPIDTTCKSYIYCYRYSNGTVGQFGYNCSIGLFNPSTQSCDLTYVCPCIEETTLPLTSESTTITSVSSTSSSTSSNADTCAVGSSFSCSETGRYASPIDTTCKSYIYCYRYSNGTVGQFGYNCSIGLFNPSTQSCDLTYVCPCIEETTLPLTSESTTITSVSSTSSSTSSNADTCAVGSSFSCSETGRYASPIDTTCKSYIYCYRYSNGTVGQFGYNCSIGLFNPSTQSCDLTYVCPCIEETTLPLTSESTTITSVSSTSSSTSSNTVTCAVGSSFSCSETGRYASPIDTTCKSYIYCYRYSNGTVGQFGYNCSIGLFNPSTQSCDLTYVCPCIEETTLPLTSESTTITSVSSTSSSTSSNADTCAVGSSFSCSETGRYASPIDTTCKSYIYCYRYSNGTVGQFGYNCSIGLFNPSTQSCDLTYVCPCIEETTLPLTSESTTITSVSSTSSSTSSNTDTCAVGSSFSCSETGRYASPIDTTCKSYIYCYRYSNGTVGQFGYNCSIGFFNPSTQSCDLTYVCPCIEETTLPLTSESTTITSVSSTISSTSSNADTCAVGSSYSCSETGRYASPIDTTCKSYIYCYRYSNGTVGQFGYNCSIGLFNPSTQSCDLTYVCPCIEETTLPLTSESTTITSVSSTSSSTSSNADTCAVGSSFSCSETGRYASPIDTTCKSYIYCYRYSNGTVGQFGYNCSIGLFNPSTQSCDLTYVCPCREETTLPLTSESTTITSVSSTSSSTSLNTDTCAVGSGFSCSETGRYASPIDTTCKSYIYCYRYSNGTVAQFGYNCSIGLFNPSTQSCDLAYVCPCIEETILP; encoded by the exons ctGGTACTTCCTAGTCTCAACTGCAGCCTGTCAGCTCCATCCGAAGCCGAATTATCATGCAACAGTACCATTTTCTCATGTGGCGTAACTTTGGAGACTGGTAGATACTCAAATCCTAGTGATCCAACCTGTAAATCATACCTTTATTGCTATTTCTCTGGAGATCGAATACTGGAGTACAAATATACTTGCtcttttggaatatttaatcCATTTACCAGGACATGTGACATCTCGTACAGTTGCCATTGTTCTGCTTATACAAACACCACTCATGCTGCAACATCTACTACAATAGTGACTACAACAACTGAGTTAGCTGTGCCAGACAGTGAACCTACTTGTGTCTTCGGTACTAATTTTACCTGTACGGTAACAGGAAAATACGCCAACCCATATGACAGCACATGTGGGACTTATATTCACTGCTTTTCTTGGATAGCCGGTCATACTACACAACATATTCATTCCTGTttaattggtttatttaacCCAATTACTCAAATATGTGATTCAGCGTATGTATGCCCTTGCAAGTATAAAATATCGACAATATCTGATACTACTTCTACCACAGTTGCAACAACGTCAACTAGTCCTGATATTTGCGCCGTAGGCACCAGTTTTATTTGTTCTCAAACTGGTCGATATGCTAGTACTATTGATACTACATGTAAATCATATATCTACTGTTACCGCTATTCAAATGGAACTGTTGGGCAATTTGGGTATAACTGTTCTATTGGCCTTTTTAATCCTAGTACTCAAACCTGCGACCTCACATACGTGTGCCCTTGTATAGAAGAAACGACGCTACCATTAACATCTGAGTCCACCACGATCACCTCAGTTTCATCGACAAGTTCATCAACGTCTTCAAATGCCGATACTTGTGCCGTAGGTAGCAGTTTTAGTTGTTCAGAAACTGGTAGATATGCTAGTCCAATCGATACTACATGTAAATCATATATCTACTGTTACCGTTATTCAAATGGAACTGTTGGACAATTTGGGTATAATTGTTCTATTGGACTTTTTAATCCTAATACTCAAAGCTGTGACCTCACATACGTGTGTCCTTGTACAGAAGAAACGACGCTACCATTAACATCTGAGTCCACCGCGATCACCTCAGTTTCATCGACAAGTTCATCAACGTCTTCAAATGCCGATACTTGTGCCGTAG GTAGCAGTTTTAGTTGTTCAGAAACTGGTAGATATGCTAGTCCAATCGATACTACATGTAAATCATATATCTACTGTTACCGCTATTCAAATGGAACTGTTGGACAATTTGGGTATAACTGTTCTATTGGTCTTTTTAATCCTAGTACTCAAAGCTGCGACCTCACATACGTGTGTCCTTGTATAGAAGAAACGACGCTACCATTAACATCTGAGTCCACCACGATCACCTCAGTTTCATCGACAAGTTCATCAACGTCTTCAAATGCCGATACTTGTGCCGTAGGTAGTAGTTTTAGTTGTTCAGAAACTGGTAGATATGCTAGTCCAATCGATACTACATGTAAATCATATATCTACTGTTACCGCTATTCAAATGGAACTGTTGGACAATTTGGGTATAACTGTTCTATTGGTCTTTTTAATCCTAGTACTCAAAGCTGCGACCTCACATACGTGTGTCCTTGTATAGAAGAAACGACGCTACCATTAACATCTGAGTCTACCACGATCACCTCAGTTTCATCGACAAGTTCATCAACGTCTTCAAATGCCGATACTTGTGCCGTAGGTAGTAGTTTTAGTTGTTCAGAAACTGGTAGATATGCTAGTCCAATCGATACTACATGTAAATCATATATCTACTGTTACCGCTATTCAAATGGAACTGTTGGACAATTTGGGTATAACTGTTCTATTGGTCTTTTTAATCCTAGTACTCAAAGCTGCGACCTCACATACGTGTGTCCTTGTATAGAAGAAACGACGCTACCATTAACATCTGAGTCCACCACGATCAC CTCAGTTTCATCGACAATTTCATCAACGTCTTCAAATGCCGATACTTGTGCCGTAGGTAGTAGTTATAGTTGTTCAGAAACTGGTAGATATGCTAGTCCAATCGACACTACATGTAAATCATATATTTACTGTTACCGGTATTCAAATGGAACTGTTGGACAATTTGGGTATAACTGTTCTATTGGTCTTTTTAATCCTAGTACTCAAAGCTGCGACCTCACATACGTGTGTCCTTGTATAGAAGAAACGACGCTACCATTAACATCTGAGTCCACCACGATCACCTCAGTTTCATCGACAAGTTCATCAACGTCTTCAAATGCCGATACTTGTGCCGTAGGTAGTAGTTTTAGTTGTTCAGAAACTGGTAGATATGCTAGTCCAATCGATACTACATGTAAATCATATATCTACTGTTACCGCTATTCAAATGGAACTGTTGGACAATTTGGGTATAACTGTTCTATTGGTCTTTTTAATCCTAGTACTCAAAGCTGCGACCTCACATACGTGTGTCCTTGTATAGAAGAAACGACGCTACCATTAACATCTGAGTCTACCACGATCACCTCAGTTTCATCGACAAGTTCATCAACGTCTTCAAATGCCGATACTTGTGCCGTAGGTAGTAGTTTTAGTTGTTCAGAAACTGGTAGATATGCTAGTCCAATCGATACTACATGTAAATCATATATCTACTGTTACCGCTATTCAAATGGAACTGTTGGACAATTTGGGTATAACTGTTCTATTGGTCTTTTTAATCCTAGTACTCAAAGCTGCGACCTCACATACGTGTGTCCTTGTATAGAAGAAACGACGCTACCATTAACATCTGAGTCCACCACGATCACCTCAGTTTCATCGACAAGTTCTTCAACGTCTTCAAATACCGTTACTTGTGCCGTAGGTAGCAGTTTTAGTTGTTCAGAAACTGGTAGATATGCTAGTCCAATCGATACTACATGTAAATCATATATCTACTGTTACCGCTATTCAAATGGAACTGTTGGACAATTTGGGTATAACTGTTCTATTGGTCTTTTTAATCCTAGTACTCAAAGCTGCGACCTCACATACGTGTGTCCTTGTATAGAAGAAACGACGCTACCATTAACATCTGAGTCCACCACGATCACCTCAGTTTCATCGACAAGTTCATCAACGTCTTCAAATGCCGATACTTGTGCCGTAGGTAGTAGTTTTAGTTGTTCAGAAACTGGTAGATATGCTAGTCCAATCGATACTACATGTAAATCATATATCTACTGTTACCGCTATTCAAATGGAACTGTTGGACAATTTGGGTATAACTGTTCTATTGGTCTTTTTAATCCTAGTACTCAAAGCTGCGACCTCACATACGTGTGTCCTTGTATAGAAGAAACGACGCTACCATTAACATCTGAGTCCACCACGATCACCTCAGTTTCATCGACAAGTTCATCAACGTCTTCAAATACCGATACTTGTGCCGTAGGTAGCAGTTTTAGTTGTTCAGAAACTGGTAGATATGCTAGTCCAATCGATACTACATGTAAATCATATATCTACTGTTACCGCTATTCAAATGGAACTGTTGGGCAATTTGGGTATAACTGTTCTATCGGATTTTTTAATCCTAGTACTCAAAGCTGTGACCTCACATACGTGTGTCCTTGTATAGAAGAAACGACGCTACCACTAACATCTGAGTCCACCACGATCACCTCAGTTTCATCGACAATTTCATCAACGTCTTCAAATGCCGATACTTGTGCCGTAGGTAGTAGTTATAGTTGTTCAGAAACTGGTAGATATGCTAGTCCAATCGACACTACATGTAAATCATATATTTACTGTTACCGGTATTCAAATGGAACTGTTGGACAATTTGGGTATAACTGTTCTATTGGTCTTTTTAATCCTAGTACTCAAAGCTGCGACCTCACATACGTGTGTCCTTGTATAGAAGAAACGACGCTACCATTAACATCTGAGTCCACCACGATCACCTCAGTTTCATCGACAAGTTCATCAACGTCTTCAAATGCCGATACTTGTGCCGTAGGTAGTAGTTTTAGTTGTTCAGAAACTGGTAGATATGCTAGTCCAATCGATACTACATGTAAATCATATATCTACTGTTACCGCTATTCAAATGGAACTGTTGGACAATTTGGGTATAACTGTTCTATTGGTCTTTTTAATCCTAGTACTCAAAGCTGCGACCTCACATACGTGTGTCCTTGTAGAGAAGAAACGACGCTACCATTAACATCTGAGTCCACCACGATCACCTCAGTTTCATCGACAAGTTCATCAACGTCTTTAAATACTGATACTTGTGCCGTAGGTAGCGGTTTTAGTTGTTCAGAAACTGGTAGATATGCTAGTCCAATCGACACTACATGTAAATCATATATTTACTGTTACCGGTATTCAAATGGAACTGTTGCGCAATTTGGGTATAATTGTTCTATTGGACTTTTCAATCCTAGTACTCAAAGCTGTGACCTTGCTTACGTATGTCCCTGTATAGAAGAAACTATTCTACcataa